The following proteins are encoded in a genomic region of Arachis ipaensis cultivar K30076 chromosome B02, Araip1.1, whole genome shotgun sequence:
- the LOC110269236 gene encoding uncharacterized protein LOC110269236, whose amino-acid sequence MPIINHASRSGTTLQERSPEEPSSSQTTQDENVVEVEDVDDEDEVPKYAKFLKDLCMNKERIHDLETIPLGSSISALMGAIPEKCGDPVPCMLPPLKRSAACFVLADKSIISVVGIAKDVLVSIKGLIFPIDFYILEMLPNDSGRPSSIFLGRPFLKTSRFKLDAFLSTYSFEIDGRVVSFNLNEAMKHPPKDHSIFQCNIIDEIVAEIHKDIVDERNMVQGASVEKLLEYTKDTLSPLEPNIVSRIRARYPEGKS is encoded by the exons ATGCCCATAATTAACCAT gcatcaagGTCCGGCactacattgcaagagaggagtccagaggagccaagctcaagtcAAACCACTCAGGATGAAAatgttgttgaggtagaagatgtgGATGACGAGGATGAG gttcctaagtatgctaagtttctaaaggatttgtgcatgaaTAAGGAAAGAattcatgatttagaaactattcctttgggtagctctatttctgctttgaTGGGTGCTATACCAGAGAAATGTGGTGATCCCGTTCCATGTATG cTTCCACCGTTGAAAAGGTCGGCAGCctgttttgttttggcagataagagcataatctcagTGGTTGGCATTGCGAAAGACGtcttggtgagcattaaggggttgaTTTTTCCTATTGATTTCTACATTCTTGAGATgctccctaatgactcaggaagaccatcatccatatTTCTTGGAAGGCCTTTCTTGAAGACCTCTCggtttaaattggatgccttcttgAGTACCTACTCCTTTGAGATTGATGGAAGAGTAGTGAGCTTCAATCtcaatgaagctatgaagcatccaccGAAAGACCACTCTATCTTCCAGTGTAATATTATTGATGAGATTGTGGCTGAAATCCACAAGGATATAGTGGATGAGAGGAACATGgttcaaggtgcaagtgtggagAAGCTCCTTGAGTATACTAAAGACACCTTGTCACCTCTA